The genomic stretch ATGGAATAGATCACCGATTGGATTCTGCTGTTTTCCTTGAAGGAGGATCATTTGATATTGGAGTTAAAATTGTAGATGAAACCGGGGCAACCCTCCCATCTACCATCAATATGTGTGATAATTCTCCTAAAACATTAAAAGCTGAATTGGAACTCATTCCAGGAATGACTTTTCAATGGTATAAAGACGGGGTTGCAATCCCTGGAGCAAATTCTGCTATGTATGTGGCTACTGAACCGGGGGTATACTCGATAAAGGTAATGATTCCGGGAAGTCAATGTCCTGGTGAAGCCACCATTAAAATTATCGGGGGAACAAGTCCTACGGTACAGGATGCAGTGCTTAAGCTTTGTACAACATCTACAGTAACGACTTTTAATTTAGAGACTGCGATACCTATGATTACTACAACACCGGGAGCGGTAGTACGTTTTTATTCTAATTTGGCAGATGCACAGGCTCAAAATAACAATAATATTAAAACTCTTACCAATTATGACGGAAACGACGGGGAGGTTTTACATGTTCTTGTTACTAATGGAGGGTTCTGTAGTAAGATTGCAACACTTACTCTGAATAAGGAAGCAACCCCTACTGCAGGTCTGAATGTTGCAAAACTGAAAATATGTTTAGGGGAATCTGTTCTGATGACCGCAACTGGTGGTGTAACGTATGAATGGAAAGATACAGCATCTGTTACGGATGGAACAAGAACGGTGAGTCCAACTAAAACAACAACCTATTCTGTGTATGCCATCGGAGCTCAGGGGTGTAAGTCTCCGGTACCGGCGGAAGTAACCATAGAGGTAGTACCAGTTATTGTCTCTACTTTGAAGGGGGGGCACATCTGTGAAGGAGACAGAATTACTTTAGATGCAGGTTCAGGGCCCGGATATACTTACGAATGGAATACGGGAGATACCACGCAGACTATCTCAGTCAATAAACCGGGAGAGTATACGGTGACAATCAGCAATGGAGTTTGTTCTAAAGAATTTAAAACACAAGTTATAAAAGCTGTGGTTCCTGAGATTATCAATGTGAATTATAACGACAGAGGAACTATGATTCTTACCGCAAGTAATCCAAGTAACGGAGTATTGGAATATTCTGTAGACAACGGGCTTACATGGCAGACTTCCAATACATTTACCAATGTGCCTAAAAACGAGATTATTTCTATTCGTGTACGAGTGAAGAATACAAGTTGTGTAGGCTACCTTGAATACTTTACTTTTGTAATGAAAAATGTAATTACTCCAAATGGGGATAATATTAATGATATCATTGACTTCCGAGGAATTGTAAAGTATAATGGCTTCAGTGGTAAGATCTTCGATCGCTACGGAAAAGAAGTTTTCAGGGCAGAAAAATTCAGACCATATTGGGATGGTTATTTCCAAGGGAAACGACTGCCATCTTCATCCTATTGGTATCAGGTTACCTTTGAAGACCCTGCAAGCAAATTACCAACAGTGAAAACAGGTTGGATCCTGCTTAAAAATATAGAATAATTTAAAATCATAATTGAAAGACTGACTGCTTTGTCAGTCTTTTTTTATGATATCAGAATAAATAAAGTTGATATTCTACGATTAATAAATTTGAATTAGTAATAATGTAAATAATGTTAAATTGAATTTCAATCAAAAAAAATAGTATTTTTGTTTAAAATAATATAAAATGTTAAATAGGAGGAAAGGAAGTTTATTTTTAGTGTTATTTTTTGTTTTTATAGGGAGCTTTATTTTTGCCCAAAATAGAGTGGTAAAAAAAGGAGTGCCCTCAAAGAATAATAGTACTACCGCAAAAGCTGGAGCTTTTATAGATATAAACACTTCCAATTATCCTGAGTCTTCTTATAGTATTACTCAGTTAGTAAAAGATGTCCTTATATCAGGCGGAGGATGTGCTAGTAATAATGTCAGTAATGTAATAGTATATCCCAATTTACCTCCATCGAACCAGAACCGAAGCTGGGGATACTTTAATAAAGGGACTACGAATTTTCCATTCAATAGAGGGATTATTCTTTCTACTGGATTTGCTAAAAATGCGGGTAATTCTTTTGTTGCCGACCTTAATGATGATCTTGGAACTGGAGGAGATGTAGATCTGGCCACTGCCCTGGGGATTCCCAATGACAAGTTGGCTGACGCTACTTATATAGAATTCGATTTTGTTGCTGTTTCCTCTGAAATAACTTTTAAATATTTATTCGCTTCGAAAGAATATCAGGATAATTTTCCATGTAATATTACAGATGGTTTTGCTTTGTTATTGAAAAAAGCAGGAGATCCTACTTATACTAATATGGCAGTACTTCCTAATGGGGGACCTGTTAGTGTAACAAATATCCGTCCGGGATACCCTAATTGCGGACCTAAAAATGAGGCTTACTATGGAGGAACAAATACGGCTCAGATAGAAACCAATTTTAATGGTCGTACTATTCCATTAACAGCAAAAGCAACGGTGATTCCTGGACAGACTTATCATTTTAAAATGGTGTTAGCTGATTTTCAGGATCCTAATTATGATTCAGCAGTGTTTTTAGATGCCGGATCATTTGATTTAGGAGTGAGTATTCTTGGACCTGGTGGAGTGAAGCTTCCAAGCTCAGTAAATATGTGTGATAATACACCACAGACTTTTACGGCTTCTGTTCAGGTACCTAATGTAACCTATCAATGGTTTTTAAATAATAATCCTATTCCCGGAGCAACTAATGCAAGCTATACAGCAACCCAACCTGGTGTATATTCAGTTAAAGTATATATACAAGGCAGTTCATGTCCTGGAGAGGCAACCATTACTGTTGTGGGCGGAACTTCTCCAACAGTACAGAATGCTACGTTAACAGCTTGTTATGTTGCTGGAAATGCTACGTATAATTTACCTTTAGCACAACCTGCCATAAGTACTACAGCGGGGGCGGTATTTACTTATTATACAACATTGGCTGATGCTGACGCGGGAAATGCCAATACAATTCCTAATCCTACTGCTTATCAAAGCGCAGGAGGGACGGTGTATGTAAGGGTCAGAAATGGTTTCTGTGCTAAAGTAGCTGAGCTGACTCTGGTGAAGGCACCACAAATGACCGGATCTATTGCTCCTCCCTCGGTATTGACTTGTGCTAATTCTCAGATTACCCTGGATGCTTCAGCTTCAGTTTATCCTGCCGGAGCAACATTCAACTGGACTACTACAGGAGGGAATATTGTTTCAGGAGGAAGCACCCTAAATCCTGTAATTAATGCACCGGGAACATATACATTAACCATATCACAGGTGTATCAACCTGGAAATGTCAACTGTACAGCCGTGGCAACAGTAACGGTTACAGGAAACAGTGCTCCACCTAATCCTTCCCTTACAGCTCCTAAATTAAAGATCTGTAAAGGAGAATCCATAACATTAACAGCTTCCGGAGGGGCAACATATAATTGGGGTGGAGGTCTTCCTGGAAATGGAAATACACAAACTGTATCTCCAACGGTTACTACGACCTATTCTGTGACGGCCATTGGTGCTAACGGATGTGCTTCTGCTACACCTGCAACTCTCACTATAGAAGTTTCAGAGCCGTTTACTGCGCAAAATGCAATTCTGCATAAATGCTATCAACCGGGATTAACTTATAACCTTAAAGAATCAGAAGGGCAAATTACTACAGCTGCAGGAGTAACATTTACGTATTATGTAATTCAGGCCGATGCCAATGCAGGTAATGCTAATTCTATTGCGACTCCTACAGCATATTCACCTACATCAGCTAATCAGACAATCTATGTAAGGGTTAGTAATGGTGGTTGTAGTTATGTAGTTTCTCTACAGCTATTGAGAACAGCAGAAACAACTTTAACAATTGCTCCAACACAGACTATTACCTGTACAACTCCTCAAATTACACTTAATGCATCAGCTTCTGTAATCCCAGCCGGATCTACGATTAGCTGGACTACAGTAGGGGGGAATATTGTGTCGGGAGCTAATACACTTACCCCTGTAGTGAGTGCAGGAGGTACATATACATTAACGGTTACCAATGTATTTCAACCTGGAAACCTGAATTGTTCTTATAATTCAACTGTAACAGTAACTCAGGATAAAGTAGCACCGGTTGCAGCACTTGTATCGTCTCATTCTCGTATATGTGAGGGTGAATCAGTGACTTTAACGGCTTCTGGCGGAGCCACCTATGCTTGGGGGAATGGGCTTACAGGTACTGGAAATACACAAACTGTATCTCCAACAGTTACTACAATATATACTGTCACTGCTATAGGTGCTAATGGATGTCCTTCTGCTGCTCCGGCAACTGTTACGGTTGAGGTAGGTCCTCCGATAGCAGGCGTTTCAGCAGACAAAATGAAAATATGTGCCGGGGAATCTGTAACTCTTACTGCTACAGGTGGAGTTACTTATAATTGGATAGGTCTTACCGGAAACGGAAATACACAAGTGGTAACCCCTACCATCACTACGGAGTATTCTGTATTTGCATTAGGAGGAAACGGGTGTAGTTCTCTTGTTCCTGCCAAAGTAAAAATTGAAGTAGTACCTGCTATTGTTTCTACATTGGAAAATGTCTATGTATGTGCCGGAGATAATGGAATTCTTGATGCTGGGGCAGGCCCTAATTATACCTACCTATGGAATACGGGAGCCACTACACAAACAATTACTACAAAAGTTGCAGGAACTTATTCTGTGACAATTAGCAACGGAGTGTGTTCTAAAGTCTTTACGGCACAGCTTATCAATCCTGATCTTCCTGAAATTACCAACGTTGTGTATACTAAGAATATACTGACACTTACTGCGAGTAATCCAACAGGAGGAACCTTGGAATATTCTATCAATAATGGAGTGAACTGGCAGGACTCAAATGTATTTAATGGCGTTTTGGATAACACCATGTACCATCTGATGGTGAGGGTAAAGAATGCAAAATGTGGAACCTCAATAGATTATTTCACCTTTGTACTCAGCAATGCCATTACTCCCAATATGGATGGAATAAATGATACGATAGATTTTAGCGGAATCAGTGGGTATAAGGATTTTGCAGCTTCTATTTTCGATAGGTATGGGGCAGAAGTTTTCAAGGCAACAAAAGAAGATGCTATATGGCGTGGATCTTTAAAAGGAATCAATTTGCCTACAGGGACTTACTGGTATAGAGTTCAGTGGGAGAATCCCGCCAACAAGAAATTAGAACAGCGTTCAGGTTGGATTTTATTAAAAAACAGAAATTAAAATTTAATAAAAATATAAAATAAACAGAAAAACCTTCCAATGTTGGAGGGTTTTTCTGTTTTTTACATTTGTTGTTAAGGTTGATTTTAATATATTTTTATAATGATGATGAATTTTATAAATTATATTTTTAATTTGAATTATCATTTTGTTAAAAACGTTTGTATTGTTAGTAAATGTGAATTGTTGATTGAAATGTTGTGTTTTTTTTATAAAAAATATAAATATGTGTATTGTATATTTAAAAAAAAATTAAATTTGTTGAAACAAAAATATTATGATAAGATACCTACCGCTTTGTTTGTTTTTTTTATTTATCTCGAATTTTTCGTTTTCTCAAAATCATCAGGCTAGACAGCCCGTTAAAAAACAGGCAACCTTCCAGTCTAAGAAAGCAGGAGCCTTTATAGATGTGAATGCTCCGGGATATCCGGAATCCAGTTTTACTATAGATAAATTGGTAAGAGATGTCTTGATTTCATCCGGAACAAATACTTGTATTACTCCTAATGTAACCAACGTAAAAATTACTCCCAATCACGCTGTAGGAGATGCCAATAGAGCCTGGGGATACTTTCATAAAGCTACAACGAATTTCCCTTTTAAAGATGGAATCGTACTTTCTACAGGATATGCAAGAAAGGCTGGTAATAGTTTTGAATCCAGTAATAGTGATACCAACGGAGGTGGTACTGATAGTGATTTGGCACAGGTTATTGGGGTGCCGGAAGATGATTTAAATGACGCGGTACTTTTGGAATTTGACTTTGTTCCTACCACTTCTCAAATCAAATTTAATTATTTAATTGCCTCTGAAGAATATACAGGAACTTTCCCCTGCAAATATGCAGATGCATTTGTGATATTATTAAAACCTACATCAGGAGGACCTTATACGAATATGGCAATATTGCCCGGAGGAGCCGGACCTGTAAGCATCACGAACATTCACCCTGCAATCGGAACAACTTGTGGTGCTGTTAACGAACAGTATTTTGGAGGATATAACACCACTAATATTGAAACAAATTTTAATGGAAGAACAGTTCCGCTTACCGCTGTAGCAGATGTAACGGCAGGGCAGCAATATCATTTTAAAATGGTTATTGCAGATTATCTTGACCACAGCTATGATTCTGCAGTATTTTTAGAAGGAGGTTCCTTCAATATCGGAGTAGATCTTCTAGGGCCTGGTGGAACAAAATTACCTAGTGATATTAATGTATGTGATAATGTACCTCAGGTGCTTACAGCCTCTGTAAATGACCCAAACTTATTGTATCAATGGTATCATAACGGAACTTTGATTCCTAATGCAACCTCCAATGTAGTTACCGCTACACAGCCCGGAACCTATACGATTGAAGTAAGTGTTCCTGGAAACCCATGTCCAGGTAAGGCTTCTATAGAAATTCACGGAGGGACAACGCCTGAAGCAAATGATGCCACATTATTGCTCTGTAGTACACCTGATATTACCACTTTTGATTTAAGTACCATAAAGCCAACGATTAGTCCAACACCAGGAGCTGTGTTCAAGTTCTATGAAAATCAGGCAGATGCTCAGGCTGAAAACGGTAATTATATCCAAAATATTATGAACTACAATGGTACAGATGGCCAGATATTATATGTAGTTGTTTCCAATGGAGGTTTCTGTAGAAAAATTGTAGAATTGAAACTATTTAAAGAAGAAACTCCTGTTGCTAAATTGAAAGCATCCACGATACAAATATGTCCCGGAGAATCAGTAACCCTTACTGCTGAAGGAGGAGATACTTACCTTTGGGATAACTTTCCGGGAACAGGTAATATGCAGACCGTTACCCTCCATCAGACCACTGTATTTACGGTATATGCCATAGGAGCAAAAGGATGTAAATCTCTTAACCCTGCCACCATAAGAATTGAAGTTGTTCCTGAAATTAAAAGTACATTAGCAGACGTTGAAATCTGTGACGGGGACCGTGTTACTCTTGATGCAGGAGCGGGGCCTAAATATAAATACAAATGGAGTACGGGAGCAACTACCCAAAAGATAGATGTAGAGAAATGGGGAATTTATACCGTTGAAATTGATAACGGATATTGTAAAAAGATCTTTTCTGCTAAAGTAATGGGAGCAGCCATTCCTTATGTAACAGGAATAGATTATCAAACATCTAAAAAGACACTTACCGTTACTGCTGTAAACCCTCCAATGAATAATACGCCAAGCAGTCTTGAATATTCTATTGACGAAGGAATTACATGGCAGGAATCTAATGTGTTTTCAGGACTTTTAGATAATATGAATTATACAGTTCTTGTAAGAAGAGTAGGGACTCACTGTATAGGAACTTTTGATTTCTTTACTTTACAGATCAATAATTTTATTACTCCTAATAATGATGGAATCAATGATGTATTGGATCTGAAGGCTTTAGGGCAGTTCAAAAACTTTACGGGTTCTGTTTATGACAGATTTGGGGTAGAGATGTTCAGATTTACAAAAGAAACTCCAATTTGGGACGGGACTTTACTCGGTAAGAGATTACCTACTGCAACCTATTGGTATAAATTTACGTATGAATATCCAAAATCTAAAACTCAGATGAACTGGTCCGGTTGGATCATGTTGAAAAACAGAGAATAATAAATAAAAGAAAGCCTTTCTGATGAAAGGCTTTCTTTTTTATAGAAATACTGATAAAAGCTCCTCATTAAAGGAGTTTTTTTATAAATACTACTGATTTTCTTTCCAGAGATTGGCAAAGTGAATGAAGTCAGAAACACTAAGCTCTTCCGCTCTTTTATCTAAAAATTCATGCCCTTTTAAAGCCTCCGGAATATTCAGGGTCTTTAATGCGTTGGAGAGTTTTTTTCTCCTCTGGTTGAAGCCTGTCTTTACAATTTGCTTAAAAAGAATCTCATTACCAGCCAGTCCATCTTTAGGGTTTCTTGTAAGACGGATAACACCTGATTTTACCTTTGGTGGCGGATTAAATACATTTTCATGTACGGTAAACATATAGGAAACGTCATAGTAAGCCTGGATCAGAACAGAAAGAATACCATAATCTTTAGTTCTTGGAACGGCAGCTGTTCTTTCAGCAACTTCTTTCTGGAACATTCCTACCATTTCAGGGATCAGTTCGTAATGATCAACAATCTGGAATAATATCTGCGATGAAATATTATAGGGGAAGTTCCCGATAATAGCAATCTGCTCGTTTTTGATAAAATTAAAATCCTGTTTCAGGAAATCTCCTACAAAAGTATTTTCTGTGACCTTAGAATAATTGTTTTTCAGATATTCTATTGATTCTGTATCAATTTCGGCAAGATAAATGTTGTGCTCTTTTTCAAGAAGATATTTGGTAAGAACTCCCATTCCGGGACCTACTTCCATGATGTTATTATAGTTCTCAAAACTAAGACCTTCTACAATTTTTCTTGCGATGTTTTCATCTGTCAAAAAGTGTTGACCAAGATGCTTTTTTGCTTTTACACTCAATGTTTTTTATGATTTTATTAACAGTGATTTTCTCTTTTTCGTTCCCAAATTTCGGAAGATTTTTTCTATTTTAGCCAAAAATTTTAATATTAATGGCTAAATCTGTAGATGAGTTTAATAAGAAAAGGCTTCGGTCCAGCAATATTACAGTAGTGATAAGTATTGCCTTAGTGTTATTTTTGTTAGGATTAATGGGGCTTATTTTAATCAATGCCCAGAAATATTCTGACTATATCAAGGAGCAGTTGGTGGTGAACGCCTACTTTGACGAAAATTATGACGCTAAAGACTCTGTAAAAATTGCAAAACTAGAGGAAGAAACTTTTAAAAAGGTACAGACGTTAGCTCCTGTAAAAAAAGCAACCTATATTTCAAGAAGCATGGCCGCTAAGGAAGCTAAGAAAAGTATGGGGATTGATAGTGATGCATTGTTTGAGGAAAATATTTTCCCTTCATCTATTGAAGTTGCTTTAAAACCTGAATATGTAGATCCTGCGAAAATTGATGAAGCTATCAAGGTTATAAAATCTGTTCCGGGCATCATCGATGTGAAGAATGACAGCACTTTGATGGTAGATGTTTACAATAACCTGAGCAGAATCTTAAAATGGATTTTCGGATTTTCATTGCTGTTTTTAGTTTTGGCGGTAGTATTAATCAACAACTCTATCCGTCTGAAAATTTTCTCCAAGAGATTTATTATTAAAACCATGCAGCTGGTAGGAGCAAAAAGAAGATTTATTCTTAAGCCTTTTATCATTGAAGCTATAGTTTTAGGTGCTATTGGTTCCGTAATTGGTCTTCTTGCTTTAGGGGGTGTTTGGTATTATTTCACAAGCCAGATCGGATCCGCTTTTGTACAGGATAATAACCAGTATTTCTGGTTAGTAATCTTAGTGCTGGGAGTAGGAATTTTTATTTCTGTTTTAAGTACTATTTTTGCAACATGGAGATTCTTAAAATCAAACGTTGACGA from Chryseobacterium indologenes encodes the following:
- a CDS encoding cell division protein FtsX; this translates as MAKSVDEFNKKRLRSSNITVVISIALVLFLLGLMGLILINAQKYSDYIKEQLVVNAYFDENYDAKDSVKIAKLEEETFKKVQTLAPVKKATYISRSMAAKEAKKSMGIDSDALFEENIFPSSIEVALKPEYVDPAKIDEAIKVIKSVPGIIDVKNDSTLMVDVYNNLSRILKWIFGFSLLFLVLAVVLINNSIRLKIFSKRFIIKTMQLVGAKRRFILKPFIIEAIVLGAIGSVIGLLALGGVWYYFTSQIGSAFVQDNNQYFWLVILVLGVGIFISVLSTIFATWRFLKSNVDDLYYS
- a CDS encoding choice-of-anchor L domain-containing protein, yielding MLNRRKGSLFLVLFFVFIGSFIFAQNRVVKKGVPSKNNSTTAKAGAFIDINTSNYPESSYSITQLVKDVLISGGGCASNNVSNVIVYPNLPPSNQNRSWGYFNKGTTNFPFNRGIILSTGFAKNAGNSFVADLNDDLGTGGDVDLATALGIPNDKLADATYIEFDFVAVSSEITFKYLFASKEYQDNFPCNITDGFALLLKKAGDPTYTNMAVLPNGGPVSVTNIRPGYPNCGPKNEAYYGGTNTAQIETNFNGRTIPLTAKATVIPGQTYHFKMVLADFQDPNYDSAVFLDAGSFDLGVSILGPGGVKLPSSVNMCDNTPQTFTASVQVPNVTYQWFLNNNPIPGATNASYTATQPGVYSVKVYIQGSSCPGEATITVVGGTSPTVQNATLTACYVAGNATYNLPLAQPAISTTAGAVFTYYTTLADADAGNANTIPNPTAYQSAGGTVYVRVRNGFCAKVAELTLVKAPQMTGSIAPPSVLTCANSQITLDASASVYPAGATFNWTTTGGNIVSGGSTLNPVINAPGTYTLTISQVYQPGNVNCTAVATVTVTGNSAPPNPSLTAPKLKICKGESITLTASGGATYNWGGGLPGNGNTQTVSPTVTTTYSVTAIGANGCASATPATLTIEVSEPFTAQNAILHKCYQPGLTYNLKESEGQITTAAGVTFTYYVIQADANAGNANSIATPTAYSPTSANQTIYVRVSNGGCSYVVSLQLLRTAETTLTIAPTQTITCTTPQITLNASASVIPAGSTISWTTVGGNIVSGANTLTPVVSAGGTYTLTVTNVFQPGNLNCSYNSTVTVTQDKVAPVAALVSSHSRICEGESVTLTASGGATYAWGNGLTGTGNTQTVSPTVTTIYTVTAIGANGCPSAAPATVTVEVGPPIAGVSADKMKICAGESVTLTATGGVTYNWIGLTGNGNTQVVTPTITTEYSVFALGGNGCSSLVPAKVKIEVVPAIVSTLENVYVCAGDNGILDAGAGPNYTYLWNTGATTQTITTKVAGTYSVTISNGVCSKVFTAQLINPDLPEITNVVYTKNILTLTASNPTGGTLEYSINNGVNWQDSNVFNGVLDNTMYHLMVRVKNAKCGTSIDYFTFVLSNAITPNMDGINDTIDFSGISGYKDFAASIFDRYGAEVFKATKEDAIWRGSLKGINLPTGTYWYRVQWENPANKKLEQRSGWILLKNRN
- a CDS encoding choice-of-anchor L domain-containing protein, which translates into the protein MLHYRFKHYFFLLTFLLTAASAFSQINRTPAKVKPTGASLKAVNFIDVNVPPYPPTGYFPEQLVKDILINGGSTCTTANITNVTVTPNHTIFDENRFWGYFNRGTTSFPFKDGIVLTTGFAKDAGNSFNDDMNGEVGTGSDPDLVAATNPTVALKDAVSLEFDFVPNSTQVRFNYIFASEEYSGSYPCSGYSDAFALLLKKVGDPTYTNLAILPGNAGPVSATNIVPASLSCGPINEAYFAGMNVPHLGINYAGRTIPLTAIATVIPGETYHFKMVLADGIDHRLDSAVFLEGGSFDIGVKIVDETGATLPSTINMCDNSPKTLKAELELIPGMTFQWYKDGVAIPGANSAMYVATEPGVYSIKVMIPGSQCPGEATIKIIGGTSPTVQDAVLKLCTTSTVTTFNLETAIPMITTTPGAVVRFYSNLADAQAQNNNNIKTLTNYDGNDGEVLHVLVTNGGFCSKIATLTLNKEATPTAGLNVAKLKICLGESVLMTATGGVTYEWKDTASVTDGTRTVSPTKTTTYSVYAIGAQGCKSPVPAEVTIEVVPVIVSTLKGGHICEGDRITLDAGSGPGYTYEWNTGDTTQTISVNKPGEYTVTISNGVCSKEFKTQVIKAVVPEIINVNYNDRGTMILTASNPSNGVLEYSVDNGLTWQTSNTFTNVPKNEIISIRVRVKNTSCVGYLEYFTFVMKNVITPNGDNINDIIDFRGIVKYNGFSGKIFDRYGKEVFRAEKFRPYWDGYFQGKRLPSSSYWYQVTFEDPASKLPTVKTGWILLKNIE
- the rsmA gene encoding 16S rRNA (adenine(1518)-N(6)/adenine(1519)-N(6))-dimethyltransferase RsmA; protein product: MSVKAKKHLGQHFLTDENIARKIVEGLSFENYNNIMEVGPGMGVLTKYLLEKEHNIYLAEIDTESIEYLKNNYSKVTENTFVGDFLKQDFNFIKNEQIAIIGNFPYNISSQILFQIVDHYELIPEMVGMFQKEVAERTAAVPRTKDYGILSVLIQAYYDVSYMFTVHENVFNPPPKVKSGVIRLTRNPKDGLAGNEILFKQIVKTGFNQRRKKLSNALKTLNIPEALKGHEFLDKRAEELSVSDFIHFANLWKENQ
- a CDS encoding choice-of-anchor L domain-containing protein, with product MIRYLPLCLFFLFISNFSFSQNHQARQPVKKQATFQSKKAGAFIDVNAPGYPESSFTIDKLVRDVLISSGTNTCITPNVTNVKITPNHAVGDANRAWGYFHKATTNFPFKDGIVLSTGYARKAGNSFESSNSDTNGGGTDSDLAQVIGVPEDDLNDAVLLEFDFVPTTSQIKFNYLIASEEYTGTFPCKYADAFVILLKPTSGGPYTNMAILPGGAGPVSITNIHPAIGTTCGAVNEQYFGGYNTTNIETNFNGRTVPLTAVADVTAGQQYHFKMVIADYLDHSYDSAVFLEGGSFNIGVDLLGPGGTKLPSDINVCDNVPQVLTASVNDPNLLYQWYHNGTLIPNATSNVVTATQPGTYTIEVSVPGNPCPGKASIEIHGGTTPEANDATLLLCSTPDITTFDLSTIKPTISPTPGAVFKFYENQADAQAENGNYIQNIMNYNGTDGQILYVVVSNGGFCRKIVELKLFKEETPVAKLKASTIQICPGESVTLTAEGGDTYLWDNFPGTGNMQTVTLHQTTVFTVYAIGAKGCKSLNPATIRIEVVPEIKSTLADVEICDGDRVTLDAGAGPKYKYKWSTGATTQKIDVEKWGIYTVEIDNGYCKKIFSAKVMGAAIPYVTGIDYQTSKKTLTVTAVNPPMNNTPSSLEYSIDEGITWQESNVFSGLLDNMNYTVLVRRVGTHCIGTFDFFTLQINNFITPNNDGINDVLDLKALGQFKNFTGSVYDRFGVEMFRFTKETPIWDGTLLGKRLPTATYWYKFTYEYPKSKTQMNWSGWIMLKNRE